One region of Anoplopoma fimbria isolate UVic2021 breed Golden Eagle Sablefish chromosome 10, Afim_UVic_2022, whole genome shotgun sequence genomic DNA includes:
- the vps45 gene encoding vacuolar protein sorting-associated protein 45 has translation MKAICFLRPTKENVEHLIQELRRPKYSVYFIYFSNVISKSEIKALAEADEQEVVAEVQEFYGDFIAVNPHLFSLNLQGVARGRSWEPSMLSRCTQGLTSVLLALKKCPMIRYQLSSDMSKRLAESVKQIITKEYELFDFRKTEVPPLLLILDRSDDAITPLLNQWTYQAMVHELLGLNNNRIDLSRVPGISKDLKEVVLSAENDEFYANNLYLNFGEIGTNIKNLMEDFQKKKPKEQQKLESISDMKAFVDNYPQFKKMSGTVSKHVTVVGELSRLVSERQLMEVSEVEQELSCQNDHSNAQQSVRRLLQNPRLSELDAVRLVMLYALRYERHSNSVLPALMDELSRRGVSERHRRMVKSVVEYGGKRVRGSDLVTPTDAVAITKQFFKGLKGVENVYTQHQPLIHDTLDQLIKGRLKDSQFPYLGPSSLRDRPQDIMVFLIGGATYEEALTVYNLNRSTPGVRIVLGGSSIHNTKSFLEEVMATSGPSGERAQGGGRHSNRR, from the exons ATGAAGGCCATCTGCTTCCTGAGACCCAccaag gaGAATGTGGAACATCTGATCCAGGAGCTGCGGAGGCCAAAGTACAGCGTGTACTTCATCT acTTCAGTAACGTGATCAGTAAGAGTGAGATCAAAGCTCTGGCTGAGGCTGATGAGCAGGAAGTGGTGGCTGAAGTCCAG gagtTTTATGGAGACTTCATCGCTGTGAATCCTCACCTGTTCTCCCTCAACCTGCAGGGAGTCGCCAGG GGCCGGAGCTGGGAGCCCTCCATGTTGTCTCGGTGCACTCAGGGTCTGACCTCCGTCCTTCTCGCTCTGAAGAAATGTCCGATGATCCGCTACCAGCTGTCCTCCGACATGTCCAAGCGCCTCGCCGAGAGCGTCAAG CAAATCATCACCAAGGAGTACGAGCTGTTTGACTTCAGGAAGACCGAggttcctcctctgctgctgatcCTGGACCGCAGCGACGACGCCATCACGCCGCTGCTCAACCAG TGGACGTACCAGGCGATGGTCCACGAGCTTCTGGGTCTCAACAACAACCGGATCGACCTCTCCAGGGTTCCGGGGATCAGCAAGGACCTGAAGGAGGTGGTTCTGTCCGCCGAGAACGACGAGTTCTACGCCAAC AACTTGTACCTGAACTTCGGAGAAATCGGCACCAACATTAAAAACCTGATGGAAGATTTCCAGAAGAAGAAACcgaaagaacaacaaaaactgGAATCCATCAGTGACATGAAG gCCTTCGTAGATAACTACCCTCAGTTTAAGAAGATGTCTGGCACCGTGTCTAAACATGTGACGGTGGTGGGTGAGTTGTCCCGTTTGGTGTCGGAGCGTCAGCTGATGGAGGTCTCTGAGGTGGAGCAGGAGCTGTCCTGTCAGAACGACCACTCCAACGCCCAGCAG AGCGTCCGCCGGCTGCTACAGAATCCTCGTCTGTCGGAGTTGGACGCCGTGCGCCTCGTGATGCTCTACGCTCTGAGATACGAACGCCACAGCAACAGCGTCCTGCCGGCGCTGATGGACGAGTTGAGCCGGAGAGGCGTGTCGGAGCGCCACCGCCGG ATGGTGAAGTCGGTGGTGGAGTACGGCGGGAAGAGAGTCAGAGGAAGTGACCTCGTCACACCGACAGACGCCGTCGCCATCACCAAACAGTTCTTCAAAGGCctcaag ggtgtAGAGAACGTGTACACTCAGCATCAGCCTCTGATTCATGACACTCTGGATCAGCTGATCAAAGGTCGACTGAAGGACAGTCAGTTCCCTTACCTGGGGCCCAGCAGCCTGAGggacag gccTCAGGACATCATGGTGTTTCTGATTGGTGGAGCCACGTATGAAGAAGCTCTGACCGTTTACAACCTGAACCGCAGCACACCTGGAGTCCGCATCGTCCTGGGAGGAAGCAGCATCCACAACACCAagag TTTCCTGGAGGAAGTGATGGCGACGTCGGGTCCCAGCGGCGAAAGAGCACAAGGAGGCGGTCGCCATAGCAACCGGCGCTGA